A genomic region of Dictyoglomus sp. NZ13-RE01 contains the following coding sequences:
- a CDS encoding formate--tetrahydrofolate ligase, whose translation MNKITHLLDKLGIKEDDYFLYGWYIAKVHWRLLEKLNKKEDGKLILVSAINPTPLGEGKTTTTIGLGDALSSLGKNAMICLREPSLGPVFGVKGGAVGGGKAKLYPDIDINLHFTGDIHAVTTAVNLLSALIDNHIYHGNNLKIDPRQIFIKRCLDMNDRQLRNIVVGLGGKSNGFPREDGFEITAASEIMATLCLAKDLKDLKRRLGEIIIGVNCDDEPVYCKDLKVESALTVLLKDALSPNLVQTLEETPVFVHGGPFANIAHGTNSLIATKMALKLADYVVVEAGFGADLGAEKFFDIKSRIGNLKPSCVVLVASLRALKFHGGANKKDLEKENISALIKGIPNLLHHVHIIRDVFHLPLVVAINKFSFDSDGEIKVLVDTLKEHNIRFAISEVYNKGSNGGLELAKEVLEAIEFDDNNFEVLYDLEEPYEEKIEKIVRKVYGGNGVLYTDKAKDDLERIYKWSYNGLPVCMAKTQYSLSDNPKLLGKPENFQITINRFKILSGAGFIIAYAGDILTMPGLPKNPLAEKIEIDDYGNISGLL comes from the coding sequence ATGAATAAGATTACTCATCTTTTAGATAAGTTAGGAATTAAAGAGGATGATTATTTTTTATATGGATGGTATATCGCAAAAGTTCATTGGAGACTACTGGAAAAGCTAAATAAAAAAGAGGATGGAAAACTTATATTAGTTTCTGCTATTAACCCTACACCTCTTGGCGAAGGGAAAACTACAACTACAATTGGATTAGGAGATGCTTTATCCTCATTAGGAAAAAACGCAATGATTTGTTTAAGAGAGCCATCTTTAGGTCCTGTATTTGGAGTTAAAGGAGGAGCTGTTGGAGGAGGAAAAGCTAAATTATATCCAGACATTGACATAAATTTACATTTTACAGGAGATATTCATGCAGTAACCACCGCTGTAAATCTACTATCCGCATTAATTGATAATCATATTTATCATGGAAATAATTTAAAAATAGATCCAAGACAAATTTTTATTAAAAGATGTTTAGATATGAATGATAGACAATTAAGAAACATAGTTGTTGGACTTGGAGGAAAAAGTAATGGTTTTCCAAGAGAAGATGGTTTTGAAATTACCGCTGCATCTGAAATAATGGCTACCCTTTGCTTAGCTAAAGATTTAAAGGACTTAAAAAGAAGATTGGGAGAGATCATTATAGGAGTTAATTGTGATGATGAACCTGTTTACTGTAAAGACTTGAAGGTAGAGTCTGCCCTTACTGTTTTGTTGAAAGATGCCTTATCTCCAAATTTGGTACAAACATTAGAGGAAACTCCTGTTTTTGTACATGGAGGTCCTTTTGCTAATATTGCTCACGGAACAAATTCCCTAATAGCAACTAAGATGGCATTAAAGCTTGCTGATTATGTTGTTGTAGAGGCTGGATTTGGGGCAGACTTGGGAGCTGAAAAATTTTTTGATATAAAAAGTAGAATAGGAAATCTTAAGCCATCCTGCGTAGTTTTAGTGGCTTCTCTTAGAGCTTTGAAATTTCATGGAGGAGCTAACAAAAAGGATTTAGAGAAGGAGAATATTTCTGCTTTAATAAAAGGGATTCCTAATCTTCTTCACCATGTGCATATCATAAGGGATGTTTTTCATTTGCCCCTTGTTGTTGCAATAAACAAGTTTAGTTTTGATAGTGATGGTGAAATAAAAGTCTTAGTTGATACTTTAAAGGAGCATAATATTAGGTTTGCAATATCAGAGGTATACAATAAAGGAAGCAATGGAGGATTAGAATTGGCTAAGGAAGTATTAGAAGCTATAGAATTTGATGATAATAATTTTGAAGTTCTATATGATTTAGAGGAACCTTACGAGGAAAAAATTGAAAAGATTGTTAGAAAAGTTTATGGAGGAAATGGAGTTTTGTATACTGATAAAGCAAAGGATGATTTGGAAAGAATTTATAAATGGAGTTATAATGGTTTACCGGTTTGCATGGCAAAGACCCAATATTCCTTATCTGACAATCCAAAATTATTAGGAAAACCTGAAAATTTTCAAATTACTATAAATAGGTTTAAAATCCTTTCAGGAGCAGGATTTATAATAGCGTATGCTGGAGATATTTTAACCATGCCAGGACTTCCTAAAAATCCGTTGGCAGAAAAGATAGAAATAGATGATTACGGAAATATATCAGGACTTTTATAG
- a CDS encoding 5,10-methylenetetrahydrofolate reductase: protein MNFRDKVLSNKFVITAEVTPPRGVNVDSYIKRSLLLKGKVDALNVTDFQNVGVRLTSLVGSYLLLKEGIEPIFQITSRDRNRLAIQGEVLSAYVLGIRNILVLTGDYPTTGIMKDAKPVFDVDATNILNIIKNLSNGEDSSGKKLDGIPQFFLGAVFNPNLTPLELEVLKMRKKHEAGAEFFQTQLFFDLSLIERTRSLIKDWEPKILAGVTIFKSREMLNYMISKVPGIKIPSDIVEMLENSKDIRKRSIEFCAELCLKMKESGLVNGIHFLASRPSDILEVLELLGW, encoded by the coding sequence ATGAATTTTAGAGATAAGGTTTTGTCCAATAAATTTGTTATAACTGCTGAAGTAACTCCCCCTCGGGGAGTAAATGTAGATAGCTATATAAAGAGGAGCCTACTTTTAAAAGGAAAAGTAGATGCCTTAAATGTTACGGATTTTCAAAATGTAGGGGTTAGACTTACATCATTAGTTGGTAGCTATTTACTATTAAAGGAAGGTATAGAACCAATTTTTCAAATTACTTCTCGAGATAGAAATAGATTGGCTATACAAGGAGAAGTATTAAGTGCTTATGTTTTAGGTATAAGAAATATTTTAGTTTTAACAGGAGACTATCCAACTACAGGAATAATGAAAGATGCAAAGCCTGTTTTTGATGTGGACGCCACAAATATACTAAATATTATTAAAAATTTGTCAAATGGCGAGGACTCATCAGGGAAAAAGTTAGATGGAATTCCTCAATTTTTTCTTGGTGCAGTATTCAATCCTAATTTAACTCCACTGGAATTAGAAGTTTTAAAGATGAGAAAAAAACATGAGGCAGGAGCAGAATTTTTTCAAACTCAACTTTTTTTTGATTTATCACTAATTGAAAGGACAAGAAGCTTAATAAAAGATTGGGAGCCCAAAATATTAGCTGGAGTTACCATTTTTAAATCTCGTGAAATGTTAAATTACATGATAAGTAAAGTTCCAGGAATTAAAATTCCTTCTGATATTGTAGAGATGTTGGAAAATTCAAAGGATATTCGAAAAAGAAGCATAGAGTTTTGTGCAGAGCTTTGCTTAAAAATGAAAGAGAGTGGATTAGTGAATGGAATTCATTTCTTGGCAAGCCGTCCGAGTGATATTCTTGAAGTATTGGAATTATTAGGATGGTAA
- the argF gene encoding ornithine carbamoyltransferase has translation MNSLKGRDFLSVTDFNREEIEEVLFLAKKLKLESMTGNKLSNYLKGKTVALFFEKPSTRTRISFEVGVYELGGYPLYLNTQDMQLKRGETIKDTAKVLERYVSGIMARVYSHNTLIELAEFASIPVINGLSDLEHPCQILGDFFTIREKKGDKKVKIVYLGDGGNNVAHSLILGSAILGYELVCSCPDDYLPNPDIYNKALNISEKTGAKISIEKDPKIAVKMADVLYTDVWVSMGQEGEKEKRLSVFPPYQLNSNLLSLAKDDVIVMHCLPAHRGEEITDEVMDSAYSVVFDQAENRLHVQKAIMALLI, from the coding sequence ATGAATAGTTTGAAAGGAAGAGATTTTTTATCTGTAACCGATTTTAATAGAGAAGAGATTGAGGAAGTTTTGTTTCTGGCAAAAAAATTAAAACTTGAGTCAATGACTGGAAACAAATTATCAAATTATCTAAAGGGAAAGACTGTAGCATTGTTTTTTGAAAAACCATCCACAAGAACAAGAATATCTTTTGAGGTGGGAGTTTACGAGTTAGGAGGATATCCATTATATTTGAATACACAGGATATGCAATTAAAAAGAGGTGAGACTATTAAAGATACTGCAAAGGTTTTGGAAAGATATGTTTCAGGAATTATGGCAAGGGTCTATTCTCATAATACTTTAATAGAGCTTGCAGAGTTTGCGAGTATTCCAGTAATTAATGGACTTTCTGACTTAGAACATCCATGCCAAATTCTTGGAGATTTCTTTACTATTAGAGAAAAGAAGGGAGATAAAAAAGTTAAGATTGTTTATTTAGGGGATGGGGGAAATAATGTTGCCCATTCTTTAATTTTAGGGAGTGCAATATTAGGTTACGAGTTAGTTTGTTCATGCCCTGATGATTACTTACCAAATCCAGACATATATAATAAAGCTCTTAATATATCAGAGAAAACTGGTGCAAAAATCTCAATAGAAAAAGATCCTAAAATAGCAGTAAAAATGGCGGATGTACTTTATACTGATGTATGGGTTAGTATGGGACAAGAAGGAGAAAAGGAAAAAAGATTAAGTGTCTTTCCTCCTTATCAATTGAATTCTAATCTTCTATCCTTAGCAAAAGATGATGTAATTGTTATGCATTGTTTGCCAGCCCATAGAGGTGAGGAAATAACTGATGAGGTTATGGATAGTGCATATTCAGTAGTGTTTGATCAAGCGGAAAATAGACTTCATGTACAAAAAGCTATCATGGCTTTATTAATTTAA
- a CDS encoding GTPase: protein MRKKVIIMGAGGRDFHNFNVFYKDNPEYEVVAFTAGQIPGIENRVYPPDLAGELYPNGIPIVSEDKLQELILTYKVDEVVFSYSDVSYNYVMQKASIALANGASFKLIGTESMLKSSKPVISVCATRTGSGKSPTSRYVVKILRDLNLKTVVVRHPMPYGNLNKQRIQRFEKLEDLDRYECTIEEREEYEPHIREGAIVYAGVDYKEILNEIEKYADIILWDGGNNDFPFYKPDLAIVVTDPYRVGHELTYYPSEINLYLADIFVISKVDTEVEDKIRMLEKNLRSRNPQAKIVYASFPIYADPELNIEGKKVLVIEDGPTVTHGEMPYGAGYLYAISKRAEIIDARPYAIGSILDVYNKYPHINKVLPALGYNKEQLRELEEVISRVPADYVIIGTPVDLRSIIKIPQRSIRVYYQYKEEGSIFLKDLIIDWLKSKNLYGG, encoded by the coding sequence ATGAGGAAAAAAGTAATTATTATGGGAGCAGGAGGTAGAGATTTCCATAATTTTAATGTATTTTATAAAGATAATCCTGAATATGAAGTAGTAGCTTTTACTGCAGGACAAATTCCAGGAATTGAAAATCGTGTATATCCACCTGATCTTGCAGGAGAATTATATCCAAATGGAATTCCTATTGTTTCAGAAGATAAATTGCAAGAATTAATATTAACTTACAAAGTAGACGAAGTAGTCTTTTCTTATAGTGATGTTTCTTACAATTATGTTATGCAAAAAGCGAGTATTGCTCTTGCAAATGGGGCAAGTTTCAAACTAATTGGTACAGAAAGCATGCTAAAAAGCTCAAAACCTGTAATTAGTGTCTGTGCAACAAGAACTGGTTCTGGAAAAAGTCCTACTTCAAGATACGTGGTAAAAATTTTGAGAGACCTGAATTTAAAGACCGTAGTTGTTAGACATCCAATGCCTTATGGAAACTTAAATAAACAGAGAATACAAAGGTTTGAGAAACTTGAGGATTTGGATAGATATGAATGTACTATAGAAGAAAGAGAAGAATATGAACCTCACATTAGGGAAGGAGCTATAGTATATGCAGGAGTTGATTATAAGGAGATACTTAATGAAATAGAAAAGTATGCGGATATTATTTTATGGGATGGCGGAAACAATGATTTTCCTTTTTATAAACCAGATCTTGCCATAGTAGTTACAGATCCTTATAGAGTTGGTCATGAATTAACTTATTATCCCAGTGAAATTAACCTATATTTAGCGGATATTTTCGTAATAAGTAAAGTAGATACAGAGGTCGAAGATAAAATTAGGATGTTAGAAAAAAATCTAAGAAGTAGGAATCCACAAGCTAAGATTGTTTATGCAAGTTTCCCTATATATGCAGATCCAGAGTTAAATATTGAAGGTAAAAAAGTATTAGTAATAGAAGATGGTCCTACAGTTACCCATGGAGAGATGCCCTATGGTGCAGGATATTTATACGCAATAAGTAAAAGGGCAGAAATAATTGATGCAAGACCTTATGCTATAGGTTCCATTTTAGATGTTTACAATAAATACCCACATATAAACAAGGTACTACCAGCTTTAGGATATAATAAAGAACAGTTGAGAGAGCTTGAAGAAGTTATTAGTAGAGTTCCTGCAGATTATGTAATAATTGGTACACCTGTTGATTTAAGATCTATCATAAAAATACCCCAAAGATCTATAAGGGTTTATTATCAATATAAAGAAGAGGGGTCTATTTTTCTTAAAGATTTAATTATAGATTGGCTGAAAAGTAAAAATTTATATGGGGGTTAA
- a CDS encoding YfcE family phosphodiesterase — protein sequence MVKIGVISDTHLPSRYPSLPPKVIEKLKGVDYILHAGDWEDLFFLPDLEKIATVYGVHGNMDHPDVKIKLPPKRVIEIEGVKIGLIHGGGAPFGIKERIRKEFINDNVRVIVFGHTHKPLIEWDNDILFFNPGSPTDKFFTDKNTIGYLYIDKDKVWGEIVEL from the coding sequence ATGGTAAAGATTGGTGTTATTTCCGATACACATCTTCCTTCCCGCTATCCATCTCTTCCTCCTAAGGTTATAGAAAAGTTAAAAGGTGTTGATTATATTCTTCATGCTGGAGACTGGGAGGACTTATTTTTTTTGCCTGATTTAGAGAAGATAGCAACTGTTTATGGAGTTCATGGAAATATGGACCATCCAGATGTGAAGATAAAATTGCCCCCAAAAAGAGTAATTGAGATTGAAGGAGTGAAAATTGGTCTCATACATGGTGGTGGAGCTCCTTTTGGTATTAAGGAACGTATAAGAAAAGAATTTATCAATGACAATGTGAGAGTTATAGTTTTTGGGCATACTCATAAACCATTAATAGAATGGGATAATGATATCTTATTTTTTAATCCAGGTTCACCTACTGATAAGTTTTTCACTGATAAAAATACAATAGGTTACCTTTATATTGATAAAGATAAAGTTTGGGGAGAGATTGTTGAATTATGA
- a CDS encoding glucose-1-phosphate thymidylyltransferase, translating to MLEPKDFFELEGIELELFNGINYVWEALHNIKDFLSKYVKPEIRGKIIGGVFIEGEVFIDEGTVVEPGVYIKGPAYIGKNCEIRQGAYIRGNVYVGDNCVVGHSTEIKNSILLSKAKAPHFNYVGDSILGHNTNLGAGTKISNLKIGPDSTIKIKIDDKVYDTGMRKLGAIIGDNSETGCNSVLNPGTIIGKNVLIYPNANVRGYIPPFTIVKFKPNLDFVNY from the coding sequence ATGTTAGAGCCTAAAGATTTTTTTGAATTGGAAGGAATTGAATTGGAACTTTTTAATGGCATTAATTATGTGTGGGAAGCATTACATAATATAAAAGATTTTCTTTCTAAGTATGTGAAACCAGAAATTCGAGGAAAAATTATAGGAGGCGTATTTATTGAGGGAGAGGTATTTATAGATGAAGGTACCGTAGTAGAGCCTGGAGTTTATATAAAAGGACCAGCCTATATAGGCAAGAATTGTGAAATAAGACAAGGTGCATATATAAGGGGAAATGTCTATGTTGGCGACAATTGTGTGGTAGGGCATTCTACTGAAATTAAGAATAGTATTTTGCTTTCAAAGGCAAAGGCACCTCATTTTAATTATGTAGGAGATAGCATATTGGGACATAATACGAATCTTGGTGCAGGTACAAAAATATCTAACTTAAAAATAGGTCCCGATTCTACTATTAAAATAAAGATTGATGATAAAGTTTATGATACAGGAATGAGAAAACTTGGTGCAATAATTGGAGATAATAGTGAAACAGGATGTAATTCAGTTCTAAATCCAGGTACGATAATAGGAAAAAATGTTCTCATTTATCCAAATGCTAATGTAAGAGGCTACATTCCTCCATTTACAATTGTAAAATTTAAACCTAATTTAGATTTTGTAAATTATTAA
- a CDS encoding AP endonuclease: MLLSCSTAVFLNPDSPVSEKIEDTKKAMSHITSENYDGFEIFIPRNFTEEDIISVFEESKKYKDKAFSLHAPKNILHKPYKEIFPNLGRLIKRAGEYNIKIIVLHPPYRTSLSSLLRSIFFIFDKMVDYAYKYNVTLTIENVPYLQSPPDFYESLINRYWSNVGITLDVEYLFSTEFSLKRYSDKILKYLKNVHIRDYDGQSFDDEGNRKYLRLGEGFINFSEIIDRLRKINYRGPLTVETSFKNPLEDLKYSREFLLKLIKP; encoded by the coding sequence ATGCTTTTATCATGTTCTACCGCTGTATTCTTGAATCCTGATAGTCCAGTGTCTGAAAAGATAGAAGATACAAAAAAGGCTATGAGTCACATAACCAGTGAAAATTACGATGGTTTTGAGATTTTTATACCAAGAAATTTCACTGAAGAGGACATTATTAGTGTTTTTGAGGAATCAAAAAAATATAAAGATAAAGCCTTTTCATTACATGCACCTAAAAATATACTTCATAAACCATATAAAGAAATTTTTCCTAATCTTGGAAGGTTAATAAAAAGAGCAGGTGAATATAATATAAAAATCATTGTTCTTCATCCACCATATAGAACAAGTCTATCTTCTTTATTAAGAAGTATATTCTTTATTTTTGATAAAATGGTAGATTATGCTTATAAATATAATGTTACCTTAACCATTGAAAATGTCCCCTATCTACAGTCTCCTCCAGATTTTTATGAGAGTTTGATAAACAGATATTGGTCAAATGTTGGAATTACCTTAGATGTTGAGTACCTCTTCTCTACAGAATTTTCACTTAAAAGATATTCAGACAAAATTTTAAAGTACTTGAAAAATGTTCATATTAGAGATTATGATGGTCAAAGTTTTGATGATGAAGGAAATAGAAAATATTTAAGATTAGGAGAAGGGTTTATAAACTTTTCTGAGATAATTGATAGATTAAGAAAAATAAATTATAGAGGTCCCCTCACTGTGGAGACCTCTTTTAAAAATCCATTGGAAGATCTTAAGTATAGCAGAGAATTTCTGCTTAAATTAATAAAGCCATGA
- a CDS encoding bifunctional protein FolD, whose amino-acid sequence MAEILKGKPVAEFLESEIMKEVSNLKEKNIYPKLGIIGINVNEESRAYSDNIEKVFGKLGIKVEKKFYDESISLEELKEIFINLKNDDSIHGILLLRPLPEYFEKQKVYKFLPSRKDIEGLTYENCGRLFYGEKSFVPCTPLAVLELLDFYNIPIEGKHVVIVGRSISVGRPLSLLFLNRNATVTICHSKTKDLALLTRQADILVSAVGKANFIDENMVNENAIVIDVGTNIIDGKIVGDVNFENVKKKVKAITPVPGGIGIITIRTLAKNLLRAVKNEVEI is encoded by the coding sequence ATGGCGGAGATATTGAAGGGAAAACCTGTAGCAGAATTTTTAGAATCTGAAATTATGAAAGAAGTAAGCAATCTTAAAGAGAAAAATATTTATCCTAAGCTTGGAATAATCGGCATAAATGTTAATGAAGAGTCGAGGGCTTATTCAGATAATATTGAGAAGGTCTTTGGAAAATTAGGAATTAAAGTCGAAAAGAAGTTTTATGACGAAAGCATTTCCTTAGAAGAACTCAAAGAAATATTTATAAATCTGAAAAATGATGATTCTATTCATGGTATATTACTTTTAAGACCTCTTCCCGAGTATTTTGAAAAGCAAAAAGTTTATAAGTTTTTACCGAGTAGAAAAGATATTGAGGGTTTAACTTACGAAAATTGTGGAAGACTATTCTATGGAGAGAAAAGTTTTGTCCCTTGTACTCCTCTGGCAGTTTTGGAATTATTAGATTTTTATAATATACCTATTGAAGGGAAGCACGTGGTTATAGTAGGAAGAAGCATTTCTGTTGGTAGACCTTTATCCCTTTTATTTTTGAATAGAAATGCTACAGTTACTATCTGCCATTCAAAAACTAAAGATTTAGCACTATTAACAAGACAGGCGGATATTTTAGTTTCTGCAGTTGGCAAAGCTAATTTTATTGATGAAAATATGGTTAATGAAAATGCTATTGTAATTGATGTAGGAACGAATATAATAGATGGAAAAATTGTTGGAGACGTTAATTTTGAAAATGTTAAGAAAAAAGTTAAAGCTATAACGCCAGTACCAGGAGGAATAGGTATAATTACTATTAGGACTTTGGCAAAAAATCTTTTGAGGGCTGTAAAAAATGAAGTGGAAATTTAA
- a CDS encoding amino-acid racemase yields MAKKFPCLEINLEAIYNNAKVIVEIAKNFGIKISAVTKVSLGDPKIAEILLKAGVCCLADSRVESIKKMKKNKIETEFLLIRSPSFSQIKDTLLWSDISLNSELIVLERLEEYARKIKKKHKVILMVEMGDLREGIWDKKELYETIKRVNNMSYIELVGIGTNFTCFGGIIPTESKIEEFNELVSQIEKDFAINLPIISGGNSSSIPLLFEGKLKGKINHLRIGEAIMLGRDTVYRKPIPNGRTDTFIIYAEIIELKEKPSLPWGLIGEDAFGHKPTFIDKGIRKRAILNIGRQDIDPKGLIPSIDGVEILGATSDHLILDITERDDLKVGDVIGFYPNYSSLLLAFTSPFVKKIYKGLIV; encoded by the coding sequence ATGGCTAAAAAGTTTCCTTGTTTAGAGATAAACTTGGAGGCAATTTATAATAATGCAAAAGTAATAGTTGAGATAGCAAAAAATTTTGGAATTAAAATTTCCGCAGTTACAAAAGTAAGTTTGGGAGACCCTAAAATCGCAGAGATTTTATTAAAAGCTGGTGTGTGTTGTCTTGCTGATTCAAGAGTTGAAAGTATTAAAAAAATGAAGAAAAATAAAATTGAAACAGAGTTTTTACTTATAAGGTCTCCGTCTTTTTCTCAAATTAAAGATACACTTCTTTGGAGTGATATAAGTTTAAATTCTGAACTCATTGTATTAGAAAGATTAGAAGAATATGCAAGAAAAATTAAAAAAAAGCACAAAGTTATATTAATGGTAGAAATGGGAGATTTAAGAGAAGGAATTTGGGATAAAAAAGAGTTATATGAGACAATTAAAAGGGTAAATAACATGAGTTACATAGAGCTTGTCGGGATAGGGACTAATTTTACATGTTTTGGTGGAATTATTCCCACTGAAAGCAAGATTGAGGAATTTAACGAGTTGGTATCACAAATTGAAAAAGACTTTGCTATAAATCTTCCAATAATATCAGGAGGCAATTCCAGTAGTATTCCCCTACTTTTTGAAGGAAAGTTAAAAGGAAAGATAAATCATTTAAGAATTGGAGAGGCAATAATGTTAGGAAGAGATACAGTGTATAGAAAACCCATACCAAATGGAAGAACAGACACCTTTATTATTTATGCTGAGATTATTGAACTAAAGGAGAAGCCATCCTTGCCTTGGGGATTGATAGGAGAAGATGCTTTTGGTCATAAGCCAACTTTTATTGATAAAGGAATTAGGAAAAGAGCAATTCTTAATATAGGTAGACAGGATATAGATCCTAAAGGATTAATTCCATCTATAGATGGGGTAGAAATCTTAGGAGCGACATCTGACCATCTGATATTAGATATTACGGAAAGGGATGATTTAAAAGTTGGAGATGTTATAGGATTTTATCCCAATTATTCATCTCTTCTTTTGGCGTTTACATCGCCTTTTGTTAAAAAGATCTATAAGGGGTTGATTGTATGA
- a CDS encoding transporter — MFDILLSFIFIILLGYLAKDKIFKKEDKEIFSKFVFNFSLPSLVFSSLYTNSIQGSFWKIIIGVWIIGIIVSILALIIGKFLKLPNPTLGSFFLISFCGNVTYMGYPIIEKVFNSEGLIYGIIYDQLGLIPMIYTYGIIILQLLTMGNKIDFKLALKRLLVNPPLWGLVLALTLRNISIPSYIIDATKTLGRVTSPMMMFLLGLSLEKSSKNSHYLALFVGIAFKLLFLPYIANQVNHLLGIGGIGGKVMILQSAMPAMLLTLVLSIQYGLDYTFSSQAIFYSTLLSIVTLNFWIGVIK, encoded by the coding sequence ATGTTTGATATATTGCTTAGTTTTATATTTATCATATTATTAGGATATTTAGCAAAAGATAAGATTTTTAAGAAGGAAGATAAAGAGATATTTTCTAAATTTGTTTTTAATTTCTCTCTTCCTTCTTTAGTATTTTCATCCCTTTATACAAATTCAATCCAAGGGTCCTTCTGGAAAATAATAATAGGAGTTTGGATTATTGGTATAATAGTAAGCATTCTGGCATTAATAATCGGCAAATTTCTTAAATTACCTAATCCAACTTTAGGAAGCTTTTTCCTCATCAGTTTTTGTGGAAATGTAACCTATATGGGATATCCCATAATAGAGAAAGTTTTCAATTCAGAGGGATTAATATACGGAATTATTTATGATCAATTGGGACTCATACCAATGATCTATACTTATGGCATAATAATCCTACAACTTTTAACTATGGGAAACAAAATTGATTTTAAACTCGCCCTAAAGAGATTATTAGTCAATCCACCATTATGGGGGCTTGTATTGGCACTTACGTTACGAAACATATCAATTCCAAGTTATATAATAGATGCTACAAAAACTTTAGGAAGAGTAACATCTCCTATGATGATGTTTTTATTAGGTTTATCCTTAGAAAAATCATCTAAAAACAGCCATTACTTAGCACTTTTCGTAGGAATAGCATTTAAGCTTTTATTCCTTCCGTATATAGCTAATCAAGTTAATCATCTTTTAGGTATTGGGGGAATAGGTGGAAAAGTTATGATTCTTCAATCTGCAATGCCTGCTATGCTTTTAACTCTTGTTTTATCAATACAATATGGACTTGATTATACTTTTTCCTCTCAAGCAATATTTTATTCAACTCTCCTCTCTATAGTAACATTAAACTTTTGGATAGGGGTGATAAAATGA
- a CDS encoding alcohol dehydrogenase yields the protein MNNFTFYLPVRIKFGVGLWETIPEETIKYGRNILIVTGKRHLKETGILDTLLKKFENFSSKVIVFDEVPPEPPYKVVDEGGKILKEENIEVVVGIGGGSALDCAKAIAVKPAIDGSIWSYIGADKIPKKGLPCILVPTTAGTGSEVTRVSVLINLETKEKLSVASDFLYPDLAIVDPYLTLSLPPKYTAFSGIDAFIHALESYLSINNNVLTESISLRAIKLIYNYLPRVYKHGERLDLREKVLYASTLAGICLTQTGLGAIHALAHPIGIFGNVPHGLSTALITLPVLDYNLDALQREKLMLLGRSLGVYSLRSAKEKILKKIKDFFDSLDIKLGLRNYNIKFEDLPQMAKESMKSRSIKTNPKPLNEEILLELLKRAW from the coding sequence ATGAATAATTTTACCTTTTATCTACCTGTAAGAATAAAGTTTGGTGTTGGTCTTTGGGAGACGATTCCTGAGGAGACCATAAAATATGGTAGGAATATACTGATTGTTACAGGAAAAAGACATTTAAAAGAAACAGGAATATTAGATACACTCCTAAAGAAGTTTGAAAATTTTTCAAGTAAGGTTATTGTTTTTGATGAGGTTCCGCCTGAACCTCCTTATAAAGTAGTTGATGAAGGGGGAAAAATTTTAAAAGAAGAGAATATTGAAGTAGTGGTTGGGATTGGTGGGGGAAGCGCTTTAGATTGTGCAAAGGCAATTGCTGTTAAACCTGCCATTGATGGTTCTATTTGGAGTTATATAGGGGCAGATAAAATTCCTAAAAAGGGTTTACCATGTATTTTGGTTCCTACGACTGCCGGCACTGGAAGCGAAGTTACAAGAGTTTCAGTTCTCATAAATCTTGAAACAAAGGAAAAACTCAGTGTAGCAAGTGATTTTCTTTATCCTGATTTGGCAATAGTTGATCCTTATTTGACCCTTTCTCTTCCTCCAAAATATACTGCTTTTTCTGGCATTGATGCCTTTATACATGCCTTGGAATCATATTTATCTATAAATAACAATGTTTTGACAGAGTCTATTTCTCTTAGAGCCATAAAATTGATATATAATTACCTTCCAAGAGTGTACAAACATGGAGAAAGATTAGATCTACGGGAAAAAGTTTTATATGCAAGTACTTTGGCAGGGATATGTCTAACCCAAACAGGGCTTGGTGCAATTCATGCATTAGCCCATCCTATTGGAATATTTGGAAATGTCCCTCACGGTTTATCTACTGCCTTAATTACTTTACCTGTTCTTGATTATAATTTAGATGCTTTACAAAGAGAGAAATTAATGCTTTTGGGAAGATCATTAGGGGTTTACTCGTTGAGGTCGGCAAAGGAGAAAATATTGAAAAAAATAAAAGATTTCTTTGACTCTTTGGATATTAAATTAGGATTAAGAAATTACAATATAAAATTTGAAGATCTACCCCAAATGGCAAAAGAGAGCATGAAATCCCGATCTATAAAAACAAATCCAAAACCCTTAAATGAAGAGATCCTTTTGGAGCTCCTTAAAAGAGCTTGGTAA